TTAGCGGTTTTTGCTATTTTGCCTCTGCCTTCATGGTAAAAATTTGGAAATATTATGGAAACTGAAGATagtaaagaaagagagagacccAAATGGGCTTCTTGACacagaaactaaaaaaactagacatttttcattcatttggaTAAATCCTATAGAATTACTCTTCATGATTAACAATCAATaccttgattttgatttaagaAAATGAATCATGATTCAACAGTTGATATATATGCTTTGATATTGTTACCTTTAAATTCTGTTATGTTGCAGCAACCTCCTAAGTCCTATCCTATTTGAAGCCTCTATCTAATGTAGTGTACTAATTCAGTTTGGTATTCTCACAATTGCAGTAAAACATACTGTGGTTATTGCAATAGGGTGAAGCAGCTGCTCAAACAGCTAGGAGCAAGTTATAAGGTCATTGAACTTGATGAGGAAAGTAAGTGTATTTCATCTCGTGGTTGATGCTTGATTCCCTATTGCCTTGTTTTGAAATACTCTTTCCCATGtgtttgggctcaaaagagtcACCTTGCATTGTCAAAATGGATGATGTGAGGAGATTCAGAAAAAAATGCTCATGTTGCCTTCTTGGCATGCAATATATCTACTAATTTATATACCCTCTCGTCAAGTCTCCTCTCtagttaataagaaaaatgatagaaacaCATTTGTATCCAATCATTATCTTATTATACTGATGGGAGCAGTGTCAGCACCTCTACCTCAACATAGTAACCATGAGGGTTGTAATGAACCGAGTTGAGTATGGAATGTATAAGAATGAGCTCGAGCTTATCATCGAGCTCGATAATCTATTCAAGttttgttcatttgtttttcaaacGAGCCTGAACTTGTTCACTAATTACTCAATATcgttattatttcatttttttgtaaattcatgctaattattagttatttaattacttttaaGATTTAGCATTTGCGtaattagataaattaaatcaaatctcGAGCTTATATGTTTATCTTATACACATTTCATTACACACATATCTACATACATATAAACCCACTCAACAAAATACAGAGACtcacaattacaataatttaagctatatttattatattacgAAGAtaattctttttatcttttaaaaaacttaGCATTTTCTCTttacaaagttaaaaaataataataataataatatataaaaataaataaaaatgaagttataagAGCCAAGCCTGAATCTATTCACAAGCAGCTCTGTTACAACCTTAGTCACCATAGTGGGATAATAGTAGGATACTGTAAACAAGACGCGCATTGGTGGGAATTTGAGTCCATATTGATGCATAAGTTAGATTTTTAGACTTAAGATTTGATGAAACTGCTACTGTTGCTTCTTGGCATGCATATATTAACTTCAGACCTTCGTGGACATGCAGGTTAACATAATATCTCACAAAATATTATACACGTTTCATCATGGTATAAACCATAACAAATGCAGATGTTAAATAGATTATAATGTTACACGATGGAGATTCTGAGTTCTGTGATATTGAAGtaatcttttgaaaaattcCCTCTGCAAACACACTGATAAGCCCATTCTCTACCAGCTAATTGAGAGTATAGATTCCAAGTTTGATACTAATCAGAAAATTCTGAAGTTTAATTCTTTTTCCAATTACTATAATCTGCTCCTGCATGATCAAAACTAACATCCAAGTTGTCTTTTTGCAGTCTATTTTCATAACAATGAGACATATTAGCTATTCACTATACCATCGTTTTGAggaatttatatgtttttttaactcATCTTCTGTTTGAAGGTGATGGATCTGACATTCAATCAGCTCTAGGAGAGTGGACTGGGATTAGGACCGTGCCTAATGTGTTTATTGGGGGAAAGCACATTGGTGGTTGCGACAGTAAGCCAAGCTTGTTTCCTTGctcctttttagtttttcattacAATCAGTGCCTAGTTTCTTTGCTATCAAGACCTATGgaaataacaagaaaagacTGATCAAatagtatcattttcttatTTGCTGCTATTGCAGCTGTTATAGAGAAGTACCAGGGAGGCCAGCTTGTTCCCCTTCTCACTGAAGCTGGTGCCATTGCCAATAACTCTGCACAGCGGTAAATAATGCAGATAAAGATGTTTCTGTAAACAGGGTGAAGAGAAGAAACTACATGTTACATGTTATGTAATAACAATGTAATCACATCAGATctaaaaaactttttagatCTGATTTAAGTAACTTAATTTCATAGATTCTATATGTTAATTTACAGTTTCTGCAGTCAAGATAATGATACAGCATTGCACATAGGCACATACAACTGAAATGTACTATACTGTTTTCAAATTGAACATCAATGAAGTTCCAAGCCACACCCTACAGATAGAACAATGATAAGACTGTTTCAGAATGTTTTGTAAATGGAACATAAGAAGTTCAACCTTTCCACAAATTAATTTTCGATAATTCCACTATGAGCCCAACAAATGGGttacaaaaaagagagaaaggatTACAACCCCATGGATCCAATTCTAAACAACCGCCCCTTTTCCATTGCCAGCTAAAAGGATTTTCAAAAAGCAGGGCAGCCAGCTTTGCAGTTGTTGGAAGATGGATAAGAAAAAGCcaatttaagtttttcataAGAAAGAGGGAGTGTAATTAAATCTGGACcacatatgtattttttatttttttacagcacctaaATCCAATCCGGCAAGACTACTTTCACTTGGATGCAAAAATGGCTTCTCTTGGTTTTGACTTGAAATTAGCTGGTGAACATAAAGATCAGCTTTCACTACTTTTACTGCTCCAAAACCCACTCCATTTTGTACGACTGGTTGAGGGATCATTTGCAGCTCCACTTTCTTCTTTGCTAAAGCTAGCCTTT
This genomic interval from Corylus avellana chromosome ca3, CavTom2PMs-1.0 contains the following:
- the LOC132174987 gene encoding glutaredoxin; the encoded protein is MGSVLSSRTKSKEELEMALKKAKEIVSSAPVVIFSKTYCGYCNRVKQLLKQLGASYKVIELDEESDGSDIQSALGEWTGIRTVPNVFIGGKHIGGCDTVIEKYQGGQLVPLLTEAGAIANNSAQR